acgtttAACACactaatttatttgtgtcaacccaaaatgacccatttaacacaacccgtttaactcgtataacaaataaatatttattttattttagatttgtcaaataccttttatatccaacatatattttaaatttaaaaagaaaagtgaataattataaaaatttacaagggatataattggaaattaaaactttacagaccctagaactactaatactttttttttcttttttttttggcatagaacttgcacaaatgaaattggatgagcttgtggaagatgttatgaatttagacattaacaaagaatctatggataGTAATTGtggtcatagtcaggattagtctaTTGTTTGCttaaattctttcaatattgatacttagcatttggcgagttccaaggatactatatttttgttgagctatgttattttatttttgttaaactttgttattttgaatttgggttgaagtgtatgcacttcttttggagtgtaaaaaaattatttctagatgaatgttatatttttgttgaactatattattttgaatgtgggttgaagacttgaagtgtatgcattgctttttgggatgtaaaaaaaattatttctagatggatgttatatttaatattatgcaggttgaaataagttgtgttacattcgtgtcaactcaacatgacttgtttattaagcgtgtcaaatgggttgggtcagatCAACCCGCTTTATTAACaagtcgggttagggttgaaggatcatgacacgattattaaatgggtcgggttagggttgaccCATTTAGTcaaatacccctacctcgacacgacacgaacccaacaCGCTAActcgaattgacacccctaacaAAATCCTAAAGCTAAACTGAAAAGGCTTTGGGTTGGACTTGAttgtggaactaaataaataagaggtgagctggattaattatacagatttattatagggtgatagtggaagtaaataaataagtagtgggctggatttattataggataatagtggaagtaaataaataagtagtggactacatttatagggctgaaaattgtaaaaaccattttaaaattgtaggacaaattatatttaaaaaagaaaaagaaaaaaagaatgacgtggcagctgatgtggcgcaacGTGAGAGTAGCAGCATTAAACgttacgcttcaacttttaataatatatagatttgGGAAATCTCTTATctgttttgtttcctttttgtaTGTTCAAAGGACTGTTCTACATATATGATCTCATCGCATAAATGGAGAAGAAAGGATAACATCTATATCTTTGTACGTAAAATTTCTTTGATGTCATGAGGTGATGTTCTTGGTTGCATTTCTGACAATTGTagaaatggagaaaattttTTAACACTTGAGGGAGTATCTACCCTGCCAACTAAGACTGCAGGAATTAGTATTCTGTTTGGTCAATTGTTTTCCTTTATATTATAAGCTTTTgtatcaaaaaggaaaattactaGCAATATAAACtttgttactttatttatttttattttcctacttTTATAAGCCAAGTCactttaaaaacttttttcccTAGTGATTAAATCTTTTGGATCTTGTGGCACCTGCTACTGCTACAGCCCCTACCTCATCTCCAAATATATCAGGGTAAAATattcttatcatttttattgtgcCTTAGCTTCTTATTGTTGTCCTCTCAAAAAGAGAAGTTCTTTCTTTGGTAaactcaataattttttctGTTGGTCTTGTgctgaaaatgttttatttttgcagATACTTCATAACTTCCATTATTGTATGAATGAAAACTGAGCATCCAACTACCTTCTAGGAATTAGCTTATTATTCCAGGTATGCTTTATACGTAAGCTTTCTGTACTTATGTtaaaaattttctccaaaatttcaaacaGAATTGTAGAATAtccacttttttcttctttacctaTTATTTTATGATGGTTTATTAATGCTGAAAACTTGAACTCGAAAACTTGTATTCACATGCACTGGAATCCTGTTCGTCTAGTCGAGGAAGATTTCAAGCTGAAAGTGAAATAACacaaagaaagaacaaaacgGGGCAGAAAATTATCATCAAACTTATTAGAAAAAATCGATTTTCCACTAAGATCACAATTAATTGGAGTTGTGCTAATGATAGGAATATCTATTTCATGTTATAGTATCAGTttcctaataatattctttctcttttgtggtTGGGATGAAGGTCACTGCAACAACTAAGTGCAAAGTGTGAAGATGATCCTATCTTTGTGTAATatggagaggaaagaaaagggagaatTTTGGTTCAGTTCCACTTGGAGGAATACCTTGCTTTTTCACCTGAATTCTCCcattaaattttgttgttgtaagTTATAATCTTGGAATTTACCTTGTACGAATATTGCTGCTTGATGAAGTTATTAATCAAGGAAgaattggtgattgaagtttTGTCCTTCTGTATTCTCTCTAGAAGCAAGTTTTGAGAAGCCTTCAGAAAAGGCAATTTTACTTATTTCTCACAACAATTGAAGTTAAATCTAACTGGGATAcattttgtacccaaaaaaaaagaagaagaagaagttaaatCCAACTAATTCCTTCCACTTTAAGTGAGAGTGTATGCCTTCCAAATCTTGTCAATAGTTCACTCCTTTTACCTCTTGCCAGTTTCAGTTTCTGCTCCCAATGTTACACTCATCCTTTGCCCATATGTTTGCTGGAGttatcttagatttttttttttggtcctacTTATTTTGGTCAGCATAGTCATAGATTACTTCAAGAAGTTCTTGTTggtttattctttttctttttttcttgttgaagaCTATTGCATTATATTTTGTAGGCAAGATACTTGGGGCCTCTGTTCTCGTTTTGCCGACTAATTGCTTCAATGTTGGACAGCTATTCTTTTGGGTTATTTTAGAGTGCAAAATGGAGGTAGctataatattttgattaagtGATACAATTATGCTgttattgatattttaatatgatattttaatCATTGTTTCCTCTGTAGATGGCGGTTCCATTGAGCACACAACTTGTCTCATAACTCCTTTTCCATGAGAGGTGAGCCTAcgtgtttcttttttgtaaaattgacagttcctttatatttttaaatatctaatatttaaattgtagactcttttctttaatttgttatggaaAACTCCCTTGTTTCCTTTCATTATGGGGTGAAAGTTATTTGCATGCATGATCATATCTCTGGGTATTTGAAGATAACCAAAGTTTCTCTAACTCCCTTATTCTTTGTCAGGGATATCAACCACTATGATTGTGAAGTTAACTATTGGAGGGTCATCAAAAGGCGATTATTCACCATTAATACAGAGAgcaaattttgtgtcaagtcTAGAATTTGACCTAGTACAAGGAAGATGGTTAAGATCACATAATAATGTGGATTGGTCATTGTTCTCCTTCGGAAAAGTATTAGTCATCTTCAACAGTTGCGCCAGAGAATGAGAACAATTGAACAAATCCATTCATTTCATTAGGAATTCTGAATTTGCAATTCTCAACTTGTTTGATGTTGCTGTCAGTTTGACtatcaaatatttcatttcttcttcaaattttatGATTTGGGTGGCCAGCTTTGTGTGGTATTTTCGTGTGAAACCAGTTTATTAGGTTCTTCTTTGCTACCTGGATTTGTTTATAGCTAGGGTGCTCTCCATTGTCCATACTTGTATGTCAATTTatgttttgtattattatttttatatggtgAAGGAATATTCCAGAaagaaaatcttctttttttttcataataaaaattcGGATTTATACAATGTGTTGTATCATGTATGACTCAAGTTTTACATATGTATGAACACCTTTGCTGTAAATGAGACTATTTATATGTCTGAAAGTGATACTTTATTGTAGCAATccttgtttcaactttttttttttaaatttttttaaagaatgtttatgaaatttttttaaagagaatttAATAGTATATTAGCattaagaaaaaagttttttttttaatggaaattggCACTTTTTGGACGGTAGGATTAATGGTGacaaaatatgtaaattttgtGGActgaattataaaaatgaaagatgaaaatatcaattgaacaatttttaaaaaatgttatttgtattttagccTGAAACTTTTGTTGTGtactattttctttaatgatacCAAACTTAAGAAAATGATGACTTGAAATTTGTTCATTTccatttgaaagaaaatatattaaataacaaTCTTCTAAAAAGTTGGATTTTTCAAATAAGGCCAATAGTATGGGTCAGATAGAGCAATACGTACTATGAATATATGCTTCCACGTAAGTGTTGGATTTTGTAGGACATGTTTTTTATATGGCACACTTTTAAGTATACTAATAAAACATTATGGCCTTGGCGAAACCCTCTGTAGTTGATTTTCAAAGAAGTCTACACAAGTGCAATTAAAATCCTAAtactaaatttcttttaagaattttataGGAAGTGcttacttttaaaaaaagtgtgtgaaTCATCTAccatctttttaaaaataataataataataaaaattgggattTATACATCATGTAACACAAATACATTATGAACACCTTTGCTCTAAGTGAGACTCTATTCCAGTAATGCttgtttcaacttatttttatttatttatttagtctATTTTAGAGAaatatagtttttaaatttttatttttattttctagataTATAGTTGTACTTTTACACAACTTTTCTCCTAGTGTCAGCATCAACAGAACCGCGTGGGATTGTGTGTGTGCCACCACCAACCATTCAAAGACAAACTACAAGATTTTGGATTAGAAGATAAATGTGTGTGTGGCTACTCTAAGCTCATCTAATACTCCTGTAAGAAAAACAATGGCTGAAGGAGCTTTGTTCCACCTTGCAGAAAAAGTCCTTGAACTGCTGCGTTCCTTAACTCTCCAAGAGGTCAAACTGGCCTCTAGTGTCAAAACAGAGATTGAAAAACTAACAAACACTGTTACCACAATCCAAGCAGTGATTCTAGATGCAGAAAAGCAGAGTTCTCAAGACCATCAGATCAAAGATTGGCTCAGAAAGCTTAAGGATGTTCTCCATGATGCAGATGACTTGCTGGATGATTTCTCCACTGATGTTTTGCGACAGAAAGTGATGACAAAGAAGGTACGCATTTTCTGTTCAAGTTCTAACCGGCTTACTTTTAGTCCTAAGATGGGTCATGAAATAAAAGCAATTAGGGAGAGACTAAATGCCATTGCAAAAGATAAGGaggattttcattttagtcaaAGCTTCGTTGAGCCACAAGTCATGAATAGGGAAAGGGGAGCTTATTCTTTTGtatttgaagaagttgttggGAGAGAGAATGATAAGGAAGTGATTATAGAACGTCTTTTTAATGATAATGTTGTAGAGAATATTTCTATCATTCCAATAGTTGGCATTGGAGGATTGGGGAAGACAACCTTAGCTCAGCTAGTATATAATGATGAAAATGTGGACAAAAATTTTGAGCTAAAGCTTTGGATTTGTATCTCTGATATCTTTGATGTAAAACGAATTGTTAAagaaagtttagaacaattgacaAAGAGGAAGCATGAAGGAAGCTTTGAGATCTTGGAAAAACAGTTTCGAGAAGgatttaatggaaaaaaatactTGCTTGTGATTCAGATCAGAAAGCAAGAAAAGGAACGAAGCAAGTGCAGGGATGAAAATCTGATATAAACGACAGCTTAGCATTGTAGTTTAGCTGTACAGTGTAGCTTAATAAAATGCTGTAGTTTAGTGACTTGTAGTTTAGTGATGTATTTAAGTGTGAAATGATTCACACGTGACTCAGCTGACAAGCAAGAGTGTTGTAACTGTTTCCGTATTGTTAGGGATATTTTACTTGCTCTGTTTTTCTGTATTTAATCACTGATTCATGTACAGATTTATTCAATTGAGTAATATACAGAAGTTTCTCTTCATTCCAGAATTCTCTCTCTAGCTTTAGCTTCCTTTCTTCTTCCAATACTTGCTCTCTGTACTTTcttatatggtatcagagcttgaCCCTTCGTTAATGGCGTCAAATACTACTTCCTCTTCTTCTACACGAGAGCTCTCTCCATTGGAAGATCCTGGAAGTCCATTTTTCTTGCACCATGGTGAATCTCCTGGTGCGATCCTGGTTGTTCAACCTCTTACTGAGGATAATTACCCTAATTGGGCCAGAGCAATGAGGATGGCTCTAGATGCTAAGAGTAAGCTCGGATTTGTAGATGGATCCATCACTGCATCAATGGCTATTACACCACTTGAGAAAAAGGCATGGTCCAAATGCAATTCAATGATCTCTTCGTGGATCTTGGATTCAGTTTCACCTCATATTACTGCTAGTGTCATTTACAGAAACACAGCCTTTGAGGTCTGGAATGCTCTCAAGAATCGGTTTCTACAAGCAAATGGACCAAGGATTTCTCAACTTCAAAAGCAAATTTCCACTGTGATGCAAGGAGATTCTACAGTGACAAGCTTCTTCACTGATCTTCAAGCTTCTTGGGATCAATTGTTAAATCTGAGGCCTTTGCCATCGTGTTCATGTGGAAAATGTACTTGTGG
The DNA window shown above is from Quercus lobata isolate SW786 chromosome 7, ValleyOak3.0 Primary Assembly, whole genome shotgun sequence and carries:
- the LOC115951870 gene encoding putative disease resistance protein RGA4, which encodes MAEGALFHLAEKVLELLRSLTLQEVKLASSVKTEIEKLTNTVTTIQAVILDAEKQSSQDHQIKDWLRKLKDVLHDADDLLDDFSTDVLRQKVMTKKVRIFCSSSNRLTFSPKMGHEIKAIRERLNAIAKDKEDFHFSQSFVEPQVMNRERGAYSFVFEEVVGRENDKEVIIERLFNDNVVENISIIPIVGIGGLGKTTLAQLVYNDENVDKNFELKLWICISDIFDVKRIVKESLEQLTKRKHEGSFEILEKQFREGFNGKKYLLVIQIRKQEKERSKCRDENLI